A window of the Leucothrix mucor DSM 2157 genome harbors these coding sequences:
- a CDS encoding aspartate/glutamate racemase family protein — MAQLNESRHFNTRIALPTISPKGTTVPNQHTTPFLGILMLDTAFPRILGDAGNPDSYDLPARTRVIKNAGSLNIVKNGRPDEALVQQFCQAAQELETEGAIALVSTCGFLISVQNDIARSVSIPVTLSSLSLYPLLSNMFGKRPIGIMTASQSSLGDQVLKAAGIAAEDVRIIGFEDVPAFADAILRAKAEQLTTLDAQAIEQAAIAKAKTLIKATPEIKAILLECGNLPPYANAIHQATGLPVFSILDAARLMCLASRHTR, encoded by the coding sequence ATGGCACAGTTAAATGAGTCGCGACACTTTAATACCCGAATCGCACTCCCAACAATATCACCCAAAGGAACCACCGTGCCCAACCAACACACCACCCCATTCCTAGGCATCCTAATGCTAGACACCGCCTTCCCCCGAATCTTAGGCGATGCTGGCAATCCAGACAGCTACGACCTCCCCGCCCGCACCCGAGTCATCAAAAACGCCGGCAGCCTAAACATCGTCAAAAACGGCCGCCCTGATGAAGCACTAGTCCAGCAATTCTGCCAAGCTGCCCAAGAGCTAGAAACCGAAGGCGCAATCGCCCTAGTCTCAACCTGCGGCTTTCTAATCTCAGTTCAAAACGACATCGCACGGTCGGTTTCTATCCCAGTCACCCTCTCCTCATTATCGCTCTACCCACTACTCTCGAACATGTTCGGCAAGCGTCCAATCGGCATTATGACGGCGTCACAAAGCAGCTTAGGCGATCAGGTGTTAAAAGCCGCAGGAATTGCCGCAGAGGATGTACGAATCATTGGATTTGAAGATGTGCCAGCATTTGCCGATGCCATTCTGCGCGCTAAGGCAGAGCAACTAACTACGCTAGATGCACAAGCCATAGAGCAGGCTGCGATTGCTAAAGCGAAAACACTGATCAAAGCAACGCCAGAGATCAAAGCCATCTTGCTTGAATGTGGCAACCTGCCGCCTTATGCCAATGCCATTCACCAAGCAACTGGCTTACCGGTATTTTCCATTTTGGATGCCGCAAGACTCATGTGTTTAGCTAGCCGACACACTCGATAA
- a CDS encoding Ig-like domain-containing protein has product MKTRNPALRRLGQCALSLLLLLGATAYAAQPTAFDNWAKTAKIGGAAIAVGMSAAEIDTMLDTLVSQHVTVVEADSDLSNYQSDAQFELELALMRQFADAAHKRGLRVVWYIPALEVITLNGKNIPNTMAKDHPDWVQVGLDGQTNVFYGGGGQVFWVEANAESAWMSPSSTGYRNYFFDRIKKIVATGIDGIWADVPIYADFGGTKWSGMNPEAVARFESDTGYSAPTAEDWNDAAWKRWIHWRHEELARFLTDMTSEARSVNSEFTIIAETLPTDYNGGTIYGLDASFLKDIEGLTQVYEVDTMSNNVGMRNAQTDDWISFISALKYARGSTGDKPSWTFTYGKQADDAQQVMAQAMIAGNNPYELQVPEMATTVGDAFRSRMFNWSKFNAPYLFEADSTAKTGIFFSSPSRDYVDQFQGLGMFATTDDGGDDLWWASDAIDSVYQRNYLAEHRGVLKVLVNEHIPFNILVVPSQAELSQYQTVFLPNVEAISDTEAARLRTYVQQGGKLIVTGPNPTGMNQYGIARSNYALADLLGFNLGDTLPSQKVQNYGSGKTYYFADRLGKQYLTSGTTAARNTLASTVRANTSVNVTTNADDRVYVETSQLNQQAVLQFTNFIGVDGNFSVTPTNISVTYTVPNGEQVNTISLSNPDNTTPSRSNVAFTQSGSQVSFNIPLTQYALVLVSFNGAQNASTNHVPAAGDDSFRTDVDAPLTFTQNQLLANDGDLDGNSIAINYVYGSTGSVGTVSDLGGGSYRYTPPAGFTGTDTLRYILSDGAGGEDTGEISILVAAAPSIYAPASVNLSVGTEDGTELSLLGAIDGETYDINSVSSGGKKVIDWNVTTTISEDLSEIAALKVLHVGQYSLQNVSQQAYLYNYQNAAWELFDTATVGNENNYPVAITISDNIAAYVSSSKQMSFRIRAERATGNVQSWSDQLTFEVIPAVDDTPVTPNPTGAVSYPVSNGSIAIDGSLSDWSAVTSLGTDGNDVTAANAQADWLEGWMAHDDQKLYLAYRNEGAINLASWWAWGIYLDTDSSANSGFAINGALGADYLFNGWSLYRYTGSGSDWSWAAVAGGLESVAQGEYAEAGILRSALGNPESVRALFRADNTTFTGSYVVDNYPNADNGYFTYNLGANPVSPIIIEPVTNASTLSIDGNASDWASLQSFGIEANDITTANAEADIQQTWMAHDAANFYLAYRNDGPINTGTWWPWQVFLDTDLNGSSGFQAGNDVGAEYMLQGSAIYQYTGTGSNWAWQYVNGTSNAVNGDFAEFSMPRSAIGNPVELYALVKARNGIFTGNYDGSDDDTYPNLGAGRLNYRFGGAISNPVPFGALSLDGNLSDWSSVTSFGRDGDDISVAGAQADWMETWMAHDSNTIYLAYKNDGAINTANWWPWQVFIDTDNNPATGFSAGPGMGAEYVLEGANLQRYIGDGSSWSWEYVGGTSRGVSGSNAEISFARSSIGDPSVFRVMFRTINAAFTGSYAAEGFDYFPNNATSSADGYFSYRM; this is encoded by the coding sequence ATGAAGACTCGGAATCCCGCTTTACGTCGCTTGGGGCAGTGTGCATTGTCACTGCTTTTACTGCTAGGCGCGACTGCCTACGCGGCACAACCGACCGCCTTTGATAACTGGGCGAAGACTGCAAAAATCGGGGGTGCAGCCATTGCCGTTGGCATGAGTGCAGCAGAAATTGACACCATGTTGGATACGCTGGTCTCCCAGCATGTAACCGTGGTTGAAGCGGATTCTGATCTGTCTAATTACCAAAGTGATGCGCAGTTTGAGCTGGAATTAGCGTTGATGCGCCAGTTTGCCGATGCCGCTCATAAGCGTGGTTTGCGGGTGGTTTGGTATATTCCGGCGCTGGAAGTGATTACCCTAAATGGTAAGAATATTCCTAACACCATGGCTAAAGATCATCCGGATTGGGTGCAGGTCGGATTAGATGGCCAAACCAATGTGTTTTATGGTGGTGGCGGGCAAGTGTTCTGGGTTGAAGCCAATGCAGAAAGCGCATGGATGTCGCCTAGCTCAACGGGCTACCGTAATTACTTTTTCGATCGCATTAAGAAAATAGTCGCTACGGGCATTGATGGCATTTGGGCGGATGTGCCCATTTATGCGGACTTTGGCGGCACCAAATGGAGCGGGATGAATCCGGAGGCGGTTGCTCGTTTCGAATCAGATACCGGCTACTCAGCCCCGACTGCTGAAGACTGGAATGACGCGGCTTGGAAGCGTTGGATTCACTGGCGTCATGAAGAGCTGGCCCGTTTCTTAACCGATATGACCAGCGAAGCGCGTAGCGTCAATTCTGAATTTACAATCATTGCTGAAACGCTGCCGACAGACTACAACGGCGGCACAATTTACGGCTTGGATGCCAGCTTTCTCAAGGATATAGAGGGACTGACTCAGGTGTACGAAGTTGATACCATGAGTAACAATGTCGGCATGCGAAATGCACAAACAGATGATTGGATTTCGTTTATCTCCGCACTGAAATATGCGCGTGGCTCAACGGGTGACAAACCATCCTGGACGTTCACTTACGGTAAGCAAGCGGATGACGCACAGCAGGTGATGGCACAGGCCATGATTGCCGGTAATAACCCTTATGAACTGCAAGTGCCTGAAATGGCGACCACAGTTGGCGATGCCTTTCGTAGCCGTATGTTTAACTGGAGCAAGTTTAACGCGCCGTATTTGTTTGAAGCCGACTCGACCGCGAAGACCGGTATTTTCTTCTCATCGCCAAGTCGCGATTATGTGGATCAGTTTCAAGGCTTAGGCATGTTTGCGACCACAGACGATGGTGGTGATGACCTATGGTGGGCGTCGGATGCGATTGACAGTGTGTATCAGCGTAACTACCTCGCAGAGCATCGCGGCGTACTAAAAGTACTGGTGAATGAGCACATTCCGTTCAATATTTTAGTGGTGCCAAGTCAGGCTGAATTGAGTCAATATCAAACCGTATTCCTGCCGAATGTGGAAGCTATCTCCGATACCGAAGCGGCTCGACTGCGCACTTATGTGCAGCAGGGCGGGAAGCTCATTGTTACCGGCCCGAATCCAACCGGTATGAATCAGTATGGTATTGCACGCAGCAATTATGCGCTGGCCGATCTGCTGGGCTTTAACTTAGGCGACACGCTGCCAAGCCAAAAAGTGCAGAACTATGGCTCAGGTAAAACCTATTACTTTGCTGACCGTTTGGGTAAGCAGTATTTAACATCAGGTACAACGGCTGCACGTAATACACTGGCCTCAACAGTGCGCGCAAACACTTCGGTGAATGTGACGACCAATGCGGATGATCGCGTTTATGTAGAAACCTCGCAGCTTAATCAGCAAGCGGTTTTGCAGTTCACTAACTTCATTGGTGTAGATGGCAATTTCTCGGTTACCCCAACCAATATTTCAGTGACTTACACCGTGCCAAATGGTGAGCAGGTTAATACCATTAGCCTAAGCAATCCGGATAACACAACGCCAAGCCGCAGCAATGTAGCCTTTACGCAGTCCGGTAGCCAAGTCAGCTTTAATATTCCATTAACGCAATATGCGCTGGTCTTAGTGTCATTTAATGGCGCGCAAAATGCCTCAACCAATCACGTGCCTGCGGCTGGTGATGATAGCTTCCGCACCGATGTTGATGCGCCGCTGACCTTTACCCAAAACCAGTTGCTGGCTAATGATGGCGACTTGGATGGCAATAGCATTGCGATTAATTATGTATATGGCAGCACAGGCAGTGTAGGTACCGTGAGTGATTTGGGTGGTGGTAGTTACCGCTACACGCCACCGGCTGGATTTACCGGAACGGATACTCTGCGCTACATCTTAAGCGATGGAGCCGGAGGTGAAGATACCGGTGAGATCTCTATTTTAGTCGCCGCAGCGCCAAGCATTTATGCCCCCGCTAGTGTAAACCTGAGCGTGGGAACTGAAGATGGTACTGAGCTTAGTTTGCTGGGTGCAATTGATGGCGAGACCTATGACATCAACTCAGTAAGCTCTGGTGGCAAGAAGGTGATTGATTGGAATGTGACGACAACCATCAGCGAAGACTTAAGTGAGATTGCGGCGCTTAAAGTGCTGCATGTCGGTCAATATTCTTTGCAGAATGTGAGCCAGCAAGCCTACCTGTATAACTATCAAAATGCAGCTTGGGAGTTGTTTGATACGGCGACTGTGGGTAATGAAAATAACTATCCGGTCGCTATTACCATTAGTGACAATATTGCCGCTTATGTTTCCTCATCCAAGCAGATGAGCTTCCGAATTCGGGCTGAGCGCGCGACAGGGAATGTGCAGAGCTGGAGCGATCAGCTGACGTTTGAAGTGATTCCAGCCGTGGATGATACGCCGGTTACGCCCAACCCGACGGGTGCGGTGAGCTATCCAGTGAGTAATGGCAGTATCGCTATTGATGGTAGCTTGAGTGACTGGAGCGCAGTGACCTCGCTGGGCACGGATGGCAATGATGTGACGGCGGCCAACGCACAAGCTGATTGGTTAGAAGGCTGGATGGCGCACGATGATCAGAAGCTGTATCTTGCATACCGCAATGAAGGCGCAATTAACCTAGCTTCCTGGTGGGCATGGGGTATTTACCTGGATACCGATAGCAGTGCGAACAGCGGCTTTGCCATTAATGGCGCGCTGGGTGCTGACTACTTGTTTAATGGTTGGAGTTTGTACCGTTACACCGGAAGTGGTTCAGATTGGTCATGGGCAGCGGTTGCTGGTGGACTAGAATCCGTTGCACAAGGTGAATATGCAGAAGCAGGTATTTTGCGCAGTGCGCTGGGTAATCCAGAGTCGGTTCGTGCTTTATTCCGGGCTGACAACACGACCTTTACCGGCTCTTATGTGGTGGACAACTACCCGAACGCGGATAACGGTTACTTCACTTATAACTTGGGGGCAAACCCCGTTTCTCCAATCATTATCGAGCCAGTCACTAATGCGAGTACCTTAAGCATTGATGGCAATGCGAGTGATTGGGCGTCCTTGCAATCATTTGGCATCGAAGCGAATGATATTACGACGGCCAATGCTGAAGCGGATATTCAGCAAACTTGGATGGCACATGATGCCGCGAACTTCTATCTCGCGTATCGCAACGATGGCCCGATCAATACCGGAACATGGTGGCCGTGGCAGGTGTTCCTCGATACTGATCTGAATGGCAGCAGTGGCTTTCAGGCGGGTAACGATGTGGGCGCTGAATACATGTTGCAAGGCTCTGCGATCTACCAATATACGGGAACTGGTTCGAACTGGGCATGGCAGTATGTGAACGGCACTAGCAATGCAGTGAATGGCGACTTTGCCGAGTTTAGTATGCCGCGCTCAGCAATCGGAAACCCTGTCGAGCTATATGCGCTGGTGAAAGCCAGAAATGGTATTTTCACGGGCAACTATGATGGCTCGGATGATGATACTTATCCAAACCTTGGCGCAGGTCGCCTGAACTACCGCTTCGGTGGTGCCATTTCAAACCCTGTGCCATTTGGTGCATTGAGTTTAGATGGCAACCTGAGTGATTGGAGCTCGGTGACGTCATTTGGCCGTGATGGCGATGATATCTCGGTCGCTGGTGCACAAGCCGATTGGATGGAAACCTGGATGGCGCACGATAGCAACACTATCTACCTCGCTTATAAAAACGATGGCGCGATTAATACCGCCAACTGGTGGCCATGGCAGGTATTTATCGATACCGATAATAACCCTGCGACAGGCTTTAGTGCCGGACCGGGTATGGGGGCTGAGTATGTGCTGGAAGGCGCAAACTTACAGCGTTATATCGGTGATGGCAGCAGTTGGAGCTGGGAGTATGTTGGCGGAACCAGCCGAGGCGTTTCGGGTAGTAATGCTGAAATCAGCTTTGCGCGTAGCAGTATCGGCGACCCTAGCGTTTTCCGTGTGATGTTCCGCACCATCAATGCGGCGTTTACTGGTAGCTATGCTGCGGAAGGCTTTGACTACTTCCCGAATAATGCGACCAGTAGTGCGGATGGCTACTTTAGTTACCGCATGTAG
- the xdhB gene encoding xanthine dehydrogenase molybdopterin binding subunit, with amino-acid sequence MSDLLIVEAAGISRPHESAAMQAAGEASYVDDLPELAGTLHAALGLSERAHARLLSVDLSAVIAFPGVQGVYQASDIPGSNLCGPIIKDDPILADGEVHFVGQPIFVVVADTVDLARKATRKAVIEYEDLPAILDIHEARKADSKILPDMRLARGDAKKALAKAPQRLQGQFAVGGQDHFYLEGQISYAIPTEDRGIFLHCSTQHPTEMQHLVAHALQLPSNQVTVEIRRMGGGFGGKESQSALFACVASLAASKLQRPVKLRLDRDDDMLITGKRHGFSYSYEIGFDNNGKILAYKLDMTQQSGFSADLSGPVAARAITHADNAYYLDHSELMAFCARTNTQSNTAFRGFGGPQGAIAIEHAIEQVARHLGEDPAVIRLRNFYGKTDRNITPYGQTIVDNVMAEVYQDLLESSDYTARRAEIEAFNQSSPILKRGLAATPVKFGISFNVPHFNQAGALVHVYTDGSVLVNHGGTEMGQGLHSKIERVVADELGIGIEHVRSTATNTSKVANTSATAASSGSDLNGKAAEDAARQIRERLMTFLALRDHVLEGQIYFTDGQVTVGEVQYSFAEVVNDAYQARVQLWSDGFYATPKIHWDAETLTGSPFFYFAYGAAVSEVVIDTLSGEMKLLRADILHDVGNSINPALDVGQIEGGYIQGVGWLTSEELCWNAAGKLTTHAPSTYKIPAVNDYPPVFNVHLYANHNVEDTIRRSKAVGEPPLLLGMSAYFAIRDAVASVAADKVAIELDAPATPEAILRAVTLAKG; translated from the coding sequence ATGAGTGATTTACTGATTGTAGAAGCAGCAGGGATTTCCAGGCCTCATGAGTCGGCAGCGATGCAGGCGGCGGGCGAAGCCAGTTATGTGGATGACCTTCCTGAGTTAGCCGGTACTTTGCATGCGGCTTTGGGCTTAAGTGAACGTGCGCATGCTCGACTGCTTAGTGTGGATTTAAGTGCGGTCATCGCCTTTCCGGGTGTGCAGGGCGTGTATCAAGCCAGCGATATTCCGGGGTCAAACTTATGTGGCCCGATTATTAAGGATGATCCGATTTTAGCCGATGGTGAAGTGCACTTTGTTGGTCAGCCAATCTTTGTAGTCGTAGCCGATACCGTCGATTTAGCCCGTAAAGCCACTCGCAAAGCGGTCATCGAATACGAAGATTTACCAGCAATATTAGATATTCACGAGGCGCGTAAAGCAGATTCTAAAATATTGCCCGACATGCGCTTAGCACGTGGCGATGCGAAAAAAGCCTTGGCTAAAGCGCCACAGCGTTTGCAAGGTCAGTTTGCGGTGGGTGGGCAAGATCACTTCTATTTAGAAGGCCAGATTAGTTACGCAATCCCAACCGAAGATCGCGGGATTTTCTTGCATTGTTCCACGCAGCACCCGACTGAAATGCAGCATTTGGTGGCACATGCTTTACAGTTACCATCCAACCAAGTGACGGTGGAAATTCGCCGCATGGGTGGTGGTTTTGGTGGTAAGGAGTCGCAGTCGGCATTGTTTGCCTGTGTGGCTTCGTTAGCGGCCAGCAAACTGCAGCGCCCTGTCAAGCTGCGACTCGATCGCGATGATGACATGCTGATTACCGGCAAGCGACATGGCTTTAGTTACAGCTATGAAATCGGCTTTGATAATAACGGCAAGATTCTGGCGTATAAGCTGGATATGACGCAACAGTCGGGTTTCTCTGCTGACTTAAGTGGGCCGGTTGCCGCGCGTGCCATTACGCATGCCGACAATGCTTACTATCTCGACCATTCCGAGTTAATGGCTTTTTGCGCGCGTACTAATACCCAGTCGAATACTGCATTTCGTGGTTTTGGTGGGCCGCAGGGTGCGATTGCGATTGAGCATGCCATTGAGCAGGTGGCGCGTCATCTTGGTGAAGACCCTGCCGTCATTCGCTTGCGCAATTTCTATGGAAAAACCGACCGCAATATCACGCCTTATGGCCAAACCATTGTCGATAATGTGATGGCCGAGGTGTATCAGGATCTGCTGGAATCCTCTGATTACACTGCCCGGCGCGCTGAGATTGAAGCCTTTAATCAAAGCAGCCCCATTCTGAAACGTGGCTTGGCGGCGACCCCAGTGAAGTTCGGTATCTCCTTTAATGTGCCGCACTTTAATCAGGCCGGAGCCTTGGTGCATGTGTATACCGATGGCTCGGTGCTGGTAAATCATGGTGGTACTGAAATGGGCCAGGGCCTGCACAGTAAAATTGAGCGCGTCGTTGCCGATGAACTGGGGATTGGCATTGAGCATGTTCGCAGCACCGCCACCAATACCAGCAAAGTCGCCAATACCTCGGCAACAGCCGCCTCCAGTGGTAGCGACTTAAACGGTAAAGCGGCTGAAGATGCGGCCCGTCAAATCCGCGAGCGATTGATGACCTTTTTAGCGCTGCGTGATCATGTGCTGGAAGGCCAGATCTATTTTACCGATGGGCAAGTCACTGTCGGCGAAGTGCAATACAGTTTTGCCGAAGTGGTGAATGATGCTTATCAGGCGCGGGTTCAGCTGTGGTCTGATGGCTTCTATGCCACCCCAAAAATTCATTGGGATGCGGAAACGCTCACCGGTAGTCCGTTCTTCTATTTCGCTTATGGCGCGGCAGTTTCCGAGGTGGTGATTGATACCTTAAGCGGTGAAATGAAATTGCTGCGAGCGGATATTTTGCACGATGTGGGTAACTCGATTAATCCGGCGCTGGATGTCGGGCAGATTGAAGGTGGCTATATCCAAGGCGTGGGCTGGCTGACCAGCGAAGAGCTGTGTTGGAATGCCGCTGGCAAGCTCACCACCCATGCGCCATCGACGTATAAAATCCCGGCTGTGAATGATTATCCGCCGGTGTTTAATGTACACCTGTATGCCAATCATAATGTTGAAGACACGATTCGACGCTCGAAAGCAGTGGGTGAGCCGCCATTGTTATTGGGTATGTCGGCTTACTTTGCGATTCGCGATGCGGTGGCGAGTGTGGCGGCAGATAAGGTGGCCATTGAGCTGGATGCGCCTGCAACGCCGGAAGCCATTTTACGTGCTGTTACGCTGGCGAAGGGTTGA
- a CDS encoding RidA family protein yields the protein MDRKLISSGSEFEAKIGYSRAVVDGEYVFVSGTTGYNYDNMSISDDVVEQADQCFQNIAKALAEAGTSLDQAVRVHYILPEKTDFEPCWPVFSKYLGTAKPAATVIIAGLLDDAMKIEIEITARVTETTYSY from the coding sequence ATGGACCGTAAACTGATTTCTAGTGGCTCTGAGTTTGAAGCAAAAATTGGCTATTCACGCGCTGTTGTCGATGGTGAGTATGTATTTGTTTCAGGCACCACAGGCTACAACTACGACAACATGTCGATTTCGGATGATGTGGTTGAGCAGGCTGACCAATGCTTTCAGAATATCGCAAAAGCCTTAGCCGAAGCGGGCACTAGCCTCGATCAGGCCGTTCGCGTTCATTATATTCTGCCTGAAAAAACAGACTTCGAACCTTGCTGGCCGGTATTTAGTAAGTACTTAGGCACTGCAAAACCTGCGGCGACCGTGATCATTGCCGGCCTGCTGGATGATGCGATGAAGATTGAAATTGAAATCACCGCTCGGGTTACTGAAACCACGTATTCTTACTAA
- a CDS encoding RluA family pseudouridine synthase: MSEINTGVEQSASEVNGSQVEQHIPVVNDGQTAVDCLAEATGISKQKLKTAMQKGCVWLEQSTHGAKLFIQRLRRAKKPLKAGEVLHVYYDEAVLSAEPPSATLVHDAGDYSIWLKPSGMLSQGSKWGDHCTIYRWAEQHLTPERPAFIVHRLDRPANGLIILAHKKQVAAAFSKMFEERSIEKHYQVLVEGDFAQALVTGESVKTIRDEVDGKAACSHVRILDYDATANETLLDVHIETGRKHQIRKHLSGNGYPVVGDRQYGSGRSERDLQLQAALLRFTCPVTGELREFEHVV, from the coding sequence ATGTCTGAAATTAACACTGGGGTTGAGCAATCAGCTTCAGAAGTGAATGGCTCTCAAGTTGAGCAACATATTCCCGTGGTGAATGATGGGCAGACGGCGGTTGATTGCTTGGCTGAAGCCACAGGCATTTCTAAGCAAAAGCTCAAAACGGCGATGCAAAAAGGCTGTGTTTGGTTAGAGCAAAGTACGCATGGTGCCAAGCTATTTATTCAGCGCTTACGGCGGGCTAAAAAGCCGCTGAAAGCGGGTGAAGTGCTGCATGTGTATTATGATGAGGCCGTACTGAGTGCTGAGCCGCCATCGGCGACGTTAGTGCATGATGCCGGGGATTACAGCATTTGGCTGAAGCCTTCCGGCATGTTATCGCAAGGCTCGAAATGGGGTGACCATTGCACGATTTACCGGTGGGCGGAGCAGCATTTAACACCTGAGCGCCCTGCGTTTATTGTGCATCGGCTCGACCGGCCAGCCAATGGTTTGATTATTCTGGCGCATAAAAAGCAGGTCGCTGCGGCCTTCTCAAAAATGTTTGAAGAGCGCTCCATTGAAAAGCATTATCAGGTATTGGTTGAGGGCGATTTTGCTCAGGCTTTAGTGACAGGCGAGTCGGTAAAAACTATTCGCGATGAAGTGGATGGTAAGGCGGCTTGCAGCCATGTGCGGATACTTGATTATGATGCGACAGCGAATGAAACCTTGCTGGATGTGCATATCGAAACAGGTCGCAAGCATCAGATCCGTAAGCATTTATCGGGTAATGGTTATCCAGTAGTGGGTGATCGGCAATATGGCAGTGGCCGCAGTGAGCGGGATTTGCAATTGCAGGCGGCTTTATTGCGTTTTACGTGTCCGGTGACGGGGGAGTTGCGTGAGTTTGAGCATGTTGTTTGA
- a CDS encoding Fic family protein translates to MPTVNELLHSIEQASGNISITELLETHPDLTRRTAQRWLSQLLEDNKIIVEGGGRSRVYRAVPIDQPSLQAVDQYPSYIPLSADSRDILSYIDQPLEARKPVGYDISFLEDYQPNKTYYLSEPLRRQLYKMGDTQQTKLPIGTYGRAILNRLLIDLSWASSNLEGNTYTRLDTRELIEHGHAATGKAAIETQMILNHKAAIELLVENVAEVGFNRYTLLNLHSLLAENLLPNPSDEGRLRQHIVEIGKSVFRPLSVPAQIEDALMLLLDKASQINDPFEQSFFVMVHIPYLQPFADINKRTSRIAANLPLIRANLYPLTFLDVPEQAYSRAILGVYELGRIELLRDLFVWAYERSTQEYLAIKQDLTEPDPLRLSYRTVIKETINRVVTQPESDPLELIKKAVIEKVNEADRVSVEALIIEELRRLHEGVLARYGLRPSEFEQWKTKSRRTL, encoded by the coding sequence ATGCCAACCGTCAACGAATTACTTCATAGTATAGAGCAAGCTAGCGGCAACATTTCTATTACTGAATTGCTGGAAACTCATCCTGACCTTACTCGAAGAACAGCACAGCGTTGGCTGAGCCAGTTACTTGAAGATAATAAAATTATTGTCGAGGGAGGTGGCCGCTCCCGAGTTTATCGTGCAGTTCCAATCGATCAGCCATCGCTTCAGGCCGTTGATCAATACCCAAGCTACATCCCGCTCTCTGCTGACAGTCGCGATATTCTGAGCTATATCGATCAGCCGCTGGAAGCTCGAAAGCCAGTCGGCTATGACATTAGTTTCCTGGAAGACTATCAGCCCAATAAAACCTATTATCTCTCCGAGCCCCTACGACGACAGCTGTATAAAATGGGAGATACCCAGCAAACCAAGCTACCCATTGGTACGTATGGTCGGGCCATTCTGAATCGTTTGTTGATTGACCTATCGTGGGCGTCGAGTAATCTAGAAGGAAATACGTACACGCGCCTAGACACTCGTGAACTAATCGAACATGGCCATGCTGCAACCGGCAAAGCTGCGATCGAGACTCAGATGATTCTTAACCACAAAGCAGCCATTGAGTTACTAGTTGAGAATGTGGCTGAGGTCGGGTTCAATCGTTACACACTATTGAATCTGCACAGCTTGCTCGCTGAAAACTTACTGCCTAATCCATCGGATGAGGGCAGGCTGCGACAGCATATAGTTGAGATTGGAAAAAGTGTGTTTCGACCTTTATCCGTGCCTGCACAAATTGAAGATGCGCTGATGCTACTGTTGGATAAAGCATCGCAGATTAACGATCCCTTTGAGCAATCGTTTTTCGTCATGGTGCATATACCTTATTTGCAACCATTCGCTGATATCAATAAACGCACCTCGCGCATTGCTGCTAACTTGCCGTTGATACGGGCAAACCTTTATCCACTTACGTTTCTGGATGTGCCGGAGCAGGCTTACAGCCGTGCGATTCTGGGTGTGTATGAATTGGGACGGATTGAGCTGTTGCGTGATCTGTTTGTTTGGGCTTACGAACGCTCGACTCAGGAATATCTAGCGATAAAGCAGGATTTAACTGAGCCTGATCCGCTGCGGCTGAGCTATCGAACTGTAATTAAGGAAACGATTAATCGGGTGGTGACTCAGCCTGAAAGTGATCCATTAGAGCTGATAAAAAAGGCAGTGATTGAGAAGGTAAATGAAGCTGATCGAGTTAGCGTTGAAGCGTTGATTATTGAAGAGTTGAGACGATTGCATGAGGGTGTGTTGGCTCGCTATGGGCTTCGACCTTCTGAGTTTGAGCAGTGGAAGACAAAATCTAGGAGAACGCTATGA